The Lineus longissimus chromosome 2, tnLinLong1.2, whole genome shotgun sequence genome window below encodes:
- the LOC135482801 gene encoding organic cation transporter-like protein — protein sequence MKLDDIFVDRIGDWGRFQTLAVFFTSLSSLPMALHTVSLIFIGGSEQSYWCALPTNEFDNFSHEALKDVFIPSKLGADGVKVYSKCEIYNLDNNSRQDISEAITAEAILKLNSTFYASGVSDNQTTATRRCNAWQYGEDGRYKTSLLTQYGLYCEREWLLPLSQTLFMAGWMAGNIVFGSLADRYGRMKVIPLGFLVNTAIGIAMPFIPNYFVYIFFRFLIGVTSGGPYTVLYVLALELCGKKYRICVSSCISAGFNISLCLMAGIGYAMAPVNHITMQLIIGSIPFIIVFYHWIFHESPRWLVSMHRYEGAKVIVKKIAKFNKRPKSKYEDDMLFEEESAELSCDKSASLEKLSEKKYTALDLFRTPNIRRITIATYVQWFSCAFVWYGMIFAGGSLGANVYINLCISGIVGIVGNILCVPLLNFFGRRPTTVTFMTLMALSLLASIPLVGNPEFETALIAVVFVGKLCTVIAFDTIWLHSTEVFPTCIRAVGVSTGCLMARLGALISPLVAKLATIQTSLPLIVFATVAVLATFCCIQLPETNKRRLPETIEEGEEFAKFSLSCRKPCKKKMRLNKPDPTLHSV from the exons ATGAAACTGGATGACATCTTCGTGGACCGTATTGGGGACTGGGGCAGGTTTCAAACTTTGGCTGTGTTTTTTACTTCATTATCTAGCCTGCCAATGGCACTGCACACAGTATCGTTAATTTTCATCGGAGGAAGCGAACAGAGCTACTGGTGTGCCCTGCCTACAAATGAATTCGACAACTTTTCACACGAAGCCTTAAAGGACGTTTTCATTCCCAGTAAGCTTGGTGCTGATGGTGTTAAAGTATATAGCAAATGTGAGATATACAATCTGGACAATAATTCACGTCAAGATATTTCTGAGGCAATAACTGCTGAGGCTATACTGAAATTGAATTCGACATTCTATGCGAGTGGTGTAAGCGACAATCAGACGACCGCAACAAGACGCTGCAACGCCTGGCAGTACGGAGAGGATGGAAGATACAAAACATCTCTTCTAACCCAG TATGGCCTTTACTGCGAGCGAGAATGGCTTCTTCCGCTATCTCAGACACTTTTTATGGCCGGGTGGATGGCGGGTAACATTGTATTTGGTTCTTTGGCAGACAG ATATGGCCGAATGAAAGTTATACCACTGGGCTTTCTTGTCAACACAGCTATAGGAATTGCGATGCCGTTCATACCAAACTACTTTGTGTACATCTTTTTCCGCTTCCTGATCGGTGTCACCTCTGGAGGTCCATACACTGTGCTGTATGTATTAG CTTTGGAATTGTGCGGAAAGAAGTACAGGATTTGTGTATCCTCGTGTATCAGTGCTGGTTTCAATATTTCCCTGTGTTTAATGGCGGGAATCGGTTACGCAATGGCACCAGTCAACCACATTACCATGCAGCTGATTATAGGATCGATTCCTTTTATCATTGTCTTTTATCACTG GATTTTCCATGAATCACCGAGATGGCTTGTCTCGATGCATCGATACGAAGGAGCCAAAGTAATCGTTAAAAAGATCGCCAAGTTTAACAAACGTCCGAAGTCAAAATATGAAGATGACATGTTATTCGAAGAAGAGAGTGCTGAACTGTCCTGCGACAAGAGTGCCTCGCTGGAAAAATTGTCCGAGAAAAAATATACCGCCCTTGACCTGTTCCGTACGCCCAACATTCGTAGGATTACCATAGCTACTTACGTCCAATG gTTTTCATGTGCATTCGTCTGGTACGGAATGATATTCGCAGGCGGATCCCTGGGTGCCAATGTCTACATCAATTTGTGTATTAGTGGCATCGTTGGAATCGTCGGTAATATCCTGTGCGTGCCGTTACTGAACTTCTTCGGTAGGAGGCCAACAACAGTGACGTTTATGACCCTGATGGCTCTAAGTTTGTTGGCTTCAATTCCTCTGGTGGGAAACCCAG AATTTGAGACCGCCTTGATAGCTGTTGTGTTCGTGGGCAAGCTTTGCACTGTCATCGCGTTCGACACAATCTGGCTCCATTCTACCGAGGTGTTTCCAACGTGTATTAGAGCTGTTGGAGTGAGCACAGGTTGTCTCATGGCCCGACTTGGAGCACTGATATCACCTCTCGTTGCAAAATTG GCTACAATACAAACATCCTTGCCTCTCATAGTTTTTGCCACCGTCGCTGTCCTCGCCACCTTTTGTTGCATTCAGCTTCCGGAAACAAATAAGCGCCGTCTACCGGAGACAATTGAAGAGGGAGAGGAATTTGCAAA GTTTTCCTTGTCATGTCGAAAGCCATGCAAGAAGAAAATGCGGTTAAATAAGCCCGACCCTACCCTCCATTCCGTGTAA